From the genome of Deinococcus sp. AJ005, one region includes:
- a CDS encoding HD-GYP domain-containing protein: MSPRRLPWNNPDSGAWKADANTHDLTVEINFREASAWVTALADRPCEGHERRVAELTLHLATAADLIHSERDVRQIVWAGLLHDIGKVAIDPRILNKPGPLTPTEFEAVQQHPSLGYRLARTAPQIDSETLGGILHHHERWDGEGYPMGLIGESIPLLARLLKITDVYDALVSDRPYRAAWTADEAATYLLQHSGMAFDPRLIQIFAYRVLPFHQQPTFPLG, encoded by the coding sequence ATGAGTCCCAGACGGCTTCCCTGGAACAACCCCGACAGCGGAGCCTGGAAAGCCGATGCGAATACCCATGATCTGACGGTTGAAATCAATTTCCGGGAGGCTAGCGCCTGGGTGACGGCACTTGCGGACCGCCCCTGCGAAGGGCATGAGCGCCGAGTGGCAGAGCTGACCCTGCACCTCGCCACCGCCGCAGACCTGATCCACAGTGAACGAGATGTCCGGCAGATCGTGTGGGCTGGACTGCTTCACGACATCGGCAAGGTGGCCATCGACCCACGCATCCTGAACAAACCCGGCCCCTTGACTCCCACAGAGTTCGAGGCCGTTCAGCAGCATCCCAGCCTGGGGTACCGCTTGGCGCGCACCGCCCCACAGATTGACAGCGAAACATTGGGGGGCATCCTCCACCACCACGAACGCTGGGACGGTGAGGGCTACCCGATGGGCCTGATCGGCGAATCCATCCCGCTGCTGGCCCGCCTCCTCAAGATCACCGATGTCTACGACGCGCTGGTCTCAGACCGCCCGTACCGTGCCGCCTGGACTGCCGACGAGGCCGCCACGTATCTGCTGCAACATTCGGGCATGGCTTTCGATCCGCGCCTGATTCAGATTTTCGCGTACCGCGTTTTACCGTTTCACCAGCAACCCACCTTTCCCCTGGGCTGA
- the rpoC gene encoding DNA-directed RNA polymerase subunit beta', whose protein sequence is MKDFSKVRIAIASPEKVREWSFGEVEKPETINYRTLKPEREGLFDERIFGPQKDYECACGKYKRQRYEGKVCERCGVEVTSSKVRRYRMGHIDLATPAAHIWYVKDSPSKIGTLLDLSAGQLEKVLYFSSFLVTDPRNAQKDGRPLKRGELLTDDEYRELRFGRQETYTIPNGQETVVGDGEYVTRGQTLGGNVVAKMDGLAQYRFPRRAEIAYREEVEATLPLPSDVLVDQETFRAGEILAELEADVSITAPVAGTAFLSEMGEDSVMVVIRESVDAAPAEQDENGEDIEVETPLGEVLARIYVPQGMEVAVAHGEIIDAGAELASAKSGQRLRVSRDSRLSAVKLPKKGDPTVTAHWTRRAEYPINPTMHVLVGDGSEVEAGQRVVGAIDTAEEITAEANGTITLHAPASVIVSKAKVYPYEDEPLVVIGDRVEPGDELADGGNLRSEISGRIEIDLVRKQVRVIESYDFEAKMGAEAVKELLDDIDLDVLEAELNEAMKDSSRHKRAKSRKRLEVTRAFKRSGNHPSWMILNTVPVMPPDLRPMVQVDGGRFATSDLNDLYRRLINRNNRLKKLIGQGAPDMIIRNEKRMLQEAVDALIDNGRRGSPVTNPGSDRSLRSLTDLLGGKQGRFRQNLLGKRVDYSGRSVIVVGPQLKLHQCGVPKRMALELFKPFLFKVLEEKGEVTNIKQARKMLERYRDTRDSVWDALEEVIEDKVVLLNRAPTLHRLGIQAFEPVLVEGQSIQLHPLVCEAFNADFDGDQMAIHVPLSAQAQAEARIQMLASHNLLSPANGEPNVKPSRDIILGIFTLTQLRHDNLGAGTDFADENAALQALEAETVSLNSPITVRGVATSPGRLKYNFSSPDEAIMAVERGGLDYQDHVRIRLNGTIYETSAGRVMFRRLVQEALGTQAALVDTLVNLDTAYEKDHLKDMVMACFKHLGIEATAGLLDALKDSGFKLSTSSGITIGIDDVVIPPSKGEILARAEEQVAEIEQNYEFGFMTNEERYKQVVQLWNETKDEVKNAMFDNFSQNYPFNPLWIMSQSGARGNAQQITQLAGMRGLMARPDGSTIEVPIKASFREGLTVLEYFISTHGARKGGADTALRTADSGYLTRKLVDVAHEVVVRDVDCGTTDYSTISLGATDERSGEWRARKASEIETSIYGRTLTADIELSDGSTIREGEMLSLEHVKAITKDAKILLDIFVRTPLNCRVKSGVCQKCYGYDLSQAKPVSMGEAVGVVAAESIGEPGTQLTMRTFHTGGVAGSGGGDITMGLPRVIELFEARKPKVPALIADTTGVIHITEEDERYLIKVEADDAQFSGKLHKVSRATRLLPEIKDGSHVEAGQQLTRGAVNPHDLLEYKDNESAQKYLVDEVQRVYRSQGVKVHDKHIEVIIRQMLRYVEIVDGGSTDLLEGQTVERWEVDGANNALPEDATPSSWKPVLLGITKSSLTTKSWLSAASFQHTTHVLTEASMKGQVDDLIGLKENVILGKLIPAGTGLLTVRDMQVADDRTLEKYGESNNSSDSVTGDRSYDDTRPGVVNENVTYTN, encoded by the coding sequence ATGAAAGATTTCAGCAAAGTCCGTATCGCCATTGCCAGCCCGGAAAAAGTCCGTGAGTGGAGCTTTGGCGAGGTTGAAAAGCCCGAAACCATCAATTACCGCACGCTAAAGCCTGAGCGCGAAGGCTTGTTCGACGAGCGTATCTTCGGGCCACAGAAGGACTACGAGTGCGCCTGTGGCAAGTACAAGCGCCAGCGCTACGAAGGTAAAGTCTGCGAGCGTTGCGGCGTGGAAGTCACGTCCAGCAAGGTGCGCCGCTACCGTATGGGCCACATCGATCTGGCGACGCCTGCCGCGCACATCTGGTATGTCAAGGACAGTCCCAGCAAGATCGGCACGCTGCTGGACCTGAGTGCCGGGCAACTGGAAAAGGTGCTGTACTTCAGCTCTTTCCTGGTCACCGATCCGCGCAACGCCCAGAAAGACGGGCGGCCCCTTAAGCGCGGCGAGCTGCTGACCGACGACGAGTACCGCGAACTGCGCTTCGGGCGGCAGGAAACCTACACCATCCCCAACGGTCAGGAAACCGTCGTGGGTGACGGCGAGTACGTCACGCGCGGCCAGACCCTGGGCGGCAACGTGGTGGCCAAGATGGACGGCCTGGCCCAGTACCGTTTCCCCCGCCGCGCCGAGATCGCCTACCGCGAGGAAGTGGAGGCCACCCTGCCCCTGCCGAGCGACGTGCTGGTGGATCAGGAAACCTTCCGCGCCGGGGAAATCCTGGCCGAGTTGGAAGCCGACGTGAGCATCACCGCCCCCGTCGCCGGGACCGCCTTCCTGAGCGAGATGGGCGAGGACTCCGTGATGGTGGTTATCCGCGAAAGCGTGGACGCCGCCCCTGCCGAGCAGGACGAGAACGGCGAGGACATTGAAGTCGAAACTCCGCTGGGCGAAGTCCTGGCCCGCATCTACGTGCCGCAGGGCATGGAAGTCGCGGTGGCGCACGGCGAGATCATCGACGCCGGAGCAGAACTGGCCTCGGCCAAGTCCGGCCAGCGCCTGCGCGTCAGCCGCGACAGCCGCCTGAGCGCTGTCAAGCTGCCCAAGAAGGGTGACCCCACTGTCACCGCCCACTGGACCCGCCGCGCCGAGTACCCGATCAACCCCACCATGCACGTTCTGGTCGGCGACGGCAGCGAGGTCGAGGCCGGTCAGCGCGTTGTGGGAGCCATCGACACCGCCGAGGAAATTACCGCCGAGGCCAACGGCACCATCACGCTGCACGCTCCTGCCAGCGTCATCGTGTCCAAGGCCAAGGTCTACCCCTACGAGGACGAACCTCTCGTCGTGATCGGTGACCGCGTGGAACCCGGCGACGAGCTGGCCGATGGCGGCAACCTGCGCTCGGAAATCTCGGGCCGCATCGAGATCGATCTGGTCCGCAAGCAGGTCCGCGTCATCGAGTCCTACGATTTCGAGGCCAAGATGGGCGCGGAAGCCGTCAAGGAACTCCTCGACGATATCGATCTGGACGTGCTGGAAGCCGAGCTGAACGAGGCGATGAAGGATTCCTCGCGCCACAAGCGCGCCAAGTCTCGCAAGCGGCTGGAAGTCACGCGCGCCTTCAAGCGCAGCGGCAACCACCCCTCGTGGATGATCCTCAACACCGTTCCGGTCATGCCGCCCGACTTACGCCCGATGGTGCAGGTGGACGGCGGACGCTTCGCCACGTCGGACCTCAACGATCTGTACCGCCGCCTGATCAACCGCAACAACCGCCTCAAGAAGCTGATCGGCCAGGGTGCGCCCGACATGATCATCCGCAACGAGAAGCGCATGTTGCAGGAAGCCGTGGACGCCCTGATCGACAACGGACGGCGCGGCAGCCCCGTGACCAATCCCGGCTCTGACCGCAGCCTGCGCTCATTGACCGATCTGCTGGGCGGCAAGCAGGGGCGTTTCCGTCAGAACCTGCTGGGCAAGCGCGTAGATTACTCTGGGCGCTCGGTGATCGTCGTCGGCCCGCAGCTCAAGCTGCACCAGTGCGGTGTGCCCAAGCGCATGGCCCTGGAACTGTTCAAGCCTTTCCTGTTCAAAGTGCTGGAGGAAAAGGGCGAAGTCACCAACATCAAGCAGGCCCGCAAGATGCTCGAGCGCTACCGCGATACCCGCGACAGCGTGTGGGACGCCCTGGAAGAGGTGATCGAGGACAAGGTCGTGCTGCTCAACCGCGCCCCCACCCTGCACCGCCTCGGCATCCAGGCCTTTGAGCCGGTCCTCGTGGAAGGCCAGTCCATCCAGTTGCACCCCCTCGTCTGTGAAGCCTTCAACGCCGACTTCGACGGCGATCAGATGGCTATCCACGTCCCCCTCAGCGCGCAGGCGCAGGCCGAAGCCCGCATTCAGATGCTGGCTTCACACAACCTGCTGTCCCCGGCCAACGGCGAGCCGAACGTCAAGCCCAGCCGCGACATCATTCTGGGCATCTTCACGCTGACCCAACTGCGCCACGACAACCTGGGCGCAGGCACGGACTTTGCCGACGAGAACGCCGCCTTGCAGGCGCTGGAAGCCGAGACGGTCAGTCTCAACAGCCCGATCACGGTGCGTGGCGTGGCCACCAGCCCTGGCCGTCTGAAGTACAACTTCTCCAGCCCCGACGAGGCCATCATGGCTGTCGAGCGCGGTGGCCTGGATTACCAGGATCACGTCCGTATCCGCCTGAACGGCACCATCTACGAGACCAGCGCCGGGCGCGTGATGTTCCGCCGTCTGGTGCAGGAAGCCCTGGGCACGCAGGCCGCCCTGGTGGATACCCTGGTCAACCTGGACACCGCCTACGAGAAGGATCACCTGAAAGACATGGTGATGGCCTGCTTCAAGCACCTCGGGATCGAGGCCACCGCCGGACTGCTGGATGCCCTTAAGGACAGCGGGTTCAAACTGTCCACCTCTTCCGGCATCACCATCGGCATCGACGACGTCGTGATTCCGCCCAGCAAGGGCGAGATCCTGGCCCGCGCCGAGGAGCAGGTCGCGGAGATTGAGCAGAACTACGAGTTCGGCTTTATGACCAACGAGGAGCGCTACAAGCAGGTGGTGCAGCTCTGGAACGAAACCAAGGATGAGGTCAAGAACGCCATGTTCGACAACTTCAGCCAGAACTACCCGTTCAACCCGCTGTGGATCATGAGTCAGTCCGGCGCGCGTGGTAACGCCCAGCAGATCACACAGCTCGCCGGGATGCGCGGCCTGATGGCCCGCCCCGACGGATCGACGATTGAGGTGCCGATCAAGGCCAGCTTCCGCGAGGGCCTGACCGTGCTGGAATACTTCATCAGCACGCACGGCGCGCGTAAGGGCGGGGCCGATACCGCGCTGCGCACCGCCGACTCCGGCTACCTGACCCGCAAGCTGGTGGACGTGGCCCATGAAGTCGTTGTGCGCGACGTGGACTGTGGTACCACCGACTACAGCACCATCAGCCTGGGTGCCACCGACGAGCGCAGCGGCGAGTGGCGTGCCCGTAAGGCCAGCGAGATCGAAACCAGCATCTATGGCCGCACCCTGACCGCAGACATCGAACTGTCCGATGGCAGCACCATCCGTGAGGGCGAGATGCTGTCTCTGGAGCATGTCAAGGCGATTACCAAGGATGCCAAGATCCTGCTTGACATCTTCGTCCGCACCCCGCTGAACTGCCGGGTCAAGAGCGGCGTGTGCCAGAAGTGCTACGGCTACGATCTGTCGCAGGCCAAGCCGGTCAGCATGGGCGAGGCCGTGGGCGTGGTGGCCGCAGAAAGCATCGGTGAACCCGGCACGCAGCTCACCATGCGCACCTTCCACACCGGCGGCGTGGCCGGCAGCGGCGGCGGCGACATCACCATGGGTCTGCCCCGCGTGATCGAGCTGTTCGAGGCCCGCAAGCCCAAGGTTCCGGCCCTGATCGCCGACACCACCGGCGTCATCCACATCACTGAGGAAGACGAGCGCTACCTGATCAAGGTGGAGGCCGACGACGCCCAGTTCAGCGGCAAACTGCACAAGGTCTCGCGCGCCACCCGCCTGCTGCCCGAAATCAAGGACGGCTCGCACGTCGAGGCCGGTCAGCAACTGACGCGCGGGGCTGTCAATCCTCACGATCTGCTGGAGTACAAGGACAACGAGTCCGCCCAGAAGTATCTGGTGGACGAAGTGCAGCGCGTGTACCGCAGTCAGGGCGTGAAGGTCCATGACAAGCACATCGAAGTGATCATTCGCCAGATGCTGCGCTACGTGGAAATCGTGGACGGTGGCAGCACCGATCTGCTGGAAGGCCAGACCGTCGAGCGCTGGGAAGTGGACGGGGCCAACAACGCCCTGCCCGAGGACGCCACGCCGTCGAGCTGGAAGCCCGTTCTGTTGGGCATTACCAAGAGCAGCCTGACCACCAAGAGCTGGCTGAGCGCGGCGTCGTTCCAGCACACCACCCACGTCCTGACCGAGGCCAGCATGAAGGGCCAGGTCGACGATCTGATCGGCCTGAAGGAAAACGTCATCCTGGGCAAGCTGATTCCCGCTGGCACCGGCCTGCTGACCGTCCGCGACATGCAGGTGGCCGATGACCGCACGCTGGAGAAGTACGGCGAGAGCAATAACAGCAGCGACTCCGTGACTGGAGATCGCAGCTACGACGACACCCGCCCCGGCGTGGTCAACGAGAACGTGACCTACACCAACTGA
- a CDS encoding 2Fe-2S iron-sulfur cluster-binding protein codes for MTQNIPQSVTAQVITVQVEGFPDITARSGERLVLALERGGVDILHRCGGVARCTTCRVSFQEGEPDAMTLAEYDKLTEKELLGQARLSCQIECAPGMRLTALQTAASTSLEPGKAPAEAIEPDPQWTTRPGASTEG; via the coding sequence ATGACACAGAACATCCCCCAGAGCGTTACAGCGCAGGTCATCACGGTGCAGGTAGAAGGCTTCCCAGACATCACGGCGCGTTCAGGCGAGCGGCTGGTGCTGGCGCTGGAGCGCGGCGGCGTAGACATCCTGCACCGCTGCGGCGGCGTGGCCCGCTGCACCACCTGCCGTGTCAGCTTTCAGGAGGGCGAACCCGACGCCATGACGCTGGCCGAGTACGACAAACTGACGGAAAAGGAGTTGCTGGGGCAGGCCCGGCTGTCCTGCCAGATCGAGTGCGCGCCGGGCATGCGCCTGACCGCGCTGCAAACGGCGGCCAGCACCAGCCTGGAACCCGGCAAGGCCCCCGCCGAGGCCATCGAGCCAGACCCCCAGTGGACCACCCGCCCCGGCGCGTCCACCGAGGGCTGA